From Nicotiana tabacum cultivar K326 chromosome 22, ASM71507v2, whole genome shotgun sequence, one genomic window encodes:
- the LOC107761577 gene encoding large ribosomal subunit protein P1-like: MSIGEIACTYACLILNDEDIPITAEKIASIVKAANVIVEPYWPLLFAKLAEKRNLGDLIMNVGAGGGGAAVAVAAPAGGAAAGAAAAAPAAEEKKEEPKEESDDDMGFSLFD; the protein is encoded by the exons ATGTCGATCGGAGAAATCGCTTGTACTTACGCTTGTTTAATCCTCAACGATGAGGACATTCCCATCACC GCAGAGAAAATTGCTTCTATAGTAAAAGCAGCAAATGTGATAGTGGAGCCTTACTGGCCATTGCTGTTTGCTAAACTTGCTGAGAAGAGAAACCTCGGAGATCTTATTATGAATGTCGGTGCTGGTGGCGGTGGCGCTGCCGTTGCTGTTGCTGCACCAGCTGGCGGAGCTGCTGCTGGTGCTGCTGCAGCCGCTCCAGCTGCTGAGGAAAAGAAg GAAGAGCCTAAGGAAGAAAGTGATGACGACATGGGATTCAGTCTTTTTGATTAG